Proteins found in one Vallitalea guaymasensis genomic segment:
- a CDS encoding ABC transporter permease codes for MEISTSHKVSSIPKYKRYSKNRFLKVIKKDYQLYLLIIPTVVYLIIFNYIPMYGVQIAFKDFVAQKGIFGSSWVGFKHFERFFSSYQFIKVLKNTLGLSLYQLVAGFPIPIIMALLLNQTRNKRFKKVVQTVTYAPHFISVVVLTGMLYIFLSPRSGFINNIIVALGGKSIFFMAENSWFKSIYVWSGIWQNTGWGTIIYLAALSGISPELYEAARVDGANKRQIIKNIDLPSIMPTAIILLILNIGKIMSVGFQKAFLMQNDLNLAASEIIATYTYKIGLLQAQYSYSSAIGLFNTIVNVILLVSVNKLSRKMTNNSLW; via the coding sequence ATGGAAATATCAACATCCCACAAAGTAAGTTCAATCCCAAAATATAAAAGATATAGCAAAAACCGTTTTCTCAAGGTAATTAAAAAAGATTATCAGCTATACCTATTGATAATACCTACTGTTGTATATCTTATTATATTTAACTATATTCCAATGTATGGGGTTCAAATTGCATTTAAAGATTTTGTCGCTCAGAAAGGTATTTTCGGTAGTTCCTGGGTTGGTTTTAAACATTTTGAGAGATTTTTCTCTTCTTATCAATTCATAAAAGTCTTAAAAAACACCTTGGGTCTAAGTCTATATCAATTGGTAGCAGGTTTTCCTATACCTATCATCATGGCATTACTATTGAATCAAACCAGAAATAAGAGATTCAAGAAAGTTGTACAAACAGTAACTTATGCACCACATTTTATATCTGTAGTTGTTTTGACAGGTATGCTTTATATATTCTTATCTCCACGTTCTGGTTTTATCAATAATATTATAGTTGCTCTTGGAGGAAAATCTATATTCTTCATGGCAGAAAACAGCTGGTTCAAAAGTATTTATGTATGGTCTGGAATATGGCAAAATACTGGATGGGGTACAATTATATACCTTGCAGCCTTATCAGGAATTAGTCCAGAATTATACGAAGCGGCTAGAGTTGATGGAGCTAATAAACGCCAAATCATAAAAAATATTGATTTACCATCTATAATGCCAACAGCTATCATATTACTCATTTTAAATATAGGTAAAATAATGAGTGTCGGTTTTCAAAAAGCTTTTTTGATGCAAAATGATCTGAATCTAGCTGCATCTGAGATAATAGCGACTTATACATATAAAATAGGATTATTACAAGCTCAATACAGTTATTCTTCAGCTATTGGATTATTTAATACCATTGTGAATGTAATCCTATTAGTATCAGTTAATAAATTATCCAGAAAAATGACTAATAATAGTCTGTGGTAA
- a CDS encoding family 20 glycosylhydrolase, translating to MYIGSLSKPQSNVKIKITYYKRGTTHKMPPDGILNDYNSSNGLLSKPVFWNWNSVLETGVDIHMSFSQKCFIDNVFIKQSKDSVIKSVSVLYKGKNGNYMKAGKYEPKTDGFLEQRDINVLVALSCDSIIIRLESCLKNIVLEELDVFGSTFDGTVIYPIPNKIEYKSGNKHMAVPKIIIANLEDDDVFFAANLLKEKTSKYYSLVMQKEYHNSNNAFIIRKCNHSVLGNIPSEKYEVHSNNGSVEILASDRSGLIYGVEAVLQMIDDDKIMECQVTDSPYMPLRGVHLGLPPREEIPFFYRLIRYLLVPMHINTIFLQITAGMRFDSHPEINEAWRNAVKKSDSGEWPKLHHSDMIAGGKVLEKTEVADLIEYARSYGIEVIPEIQSLSHVQYITLAHPELAETSGTPQETLAVDKRSTDQPPNTFYHHSYCPSNEECYKLIFELIDEIIEVVCPTKYVHMGHDECYQIGICPKCKNKEPADLFAIHVRRIYEYLKKKNLKMMIWGDMLQNTTRYKTSPAIDKIPKDIILLDFIWYFSLNHDIEDHLLNHGFQVAFGNLYSSHFPRFENRIRKKGIIGGEISTWCRLDEKVLGQKGKLYDMIYTANALWSDKYDSNMRCSYEKIISNLMPKIRSNLQSVMSPSLDKSVKREILHLPTPYKKPSPELVEAINSAQPIVLRGITFDTSNIQQIPPGNKIIIREVGNIESIIFLHGASQSISIVPSSSLEKIGCYTISYRDGTSQEIPIEYGVCIASWNKRALEPMKMEYYRHVGYSGTYFADPYVEARTPSGDYATLYGFEWINTSHKEITSIECYTCSNAESDIILAGAIGIRCSKKCY from the coding sequence ATGTATATCGGATCATTGAGTAAGCCACAATCAAACGTAAAGATTAAAATTACTTATTATAAAAGAGGAACAACCCATAAAATGCCACCCGATGGCATATTGAATGATTATAATTCCAGTAATGGTCTATTATCAAAACCTGTTTTTTGGAATTGGAATTCCGTATTAGAAACAGGTGTAGATATTCATATGAGTTTTTCCCAAAAATGTTTTATAGACAATGTTTTTATAAAACAAAGCAAGGATTCAGTTATAAAATCTGTTTCCGTATTATATAAAGGGAAGAATGGTAATTATATGAAAGCAGGAAAATACGAACCCAAAACAGATGGTTTTTTGGAGCAAAGAGATATTAATGTATTGGTTGCTTTATCCTGCGATAGTATTATTATACGCTTAGAAAGCTGTCTTAAGAACATTGTACTTGAGGAATTAGATGTATTCGGTTCAACCTTTGATGGAACAGTAATTTATCCTATACCTAATAAGATTGAATACAAATCTGGTAATAAACATATGGCTGTCCCTAAAATAATTATAGCTAATTTGGAAGATGACGATGTATTTTTTGCGGCTAATCTATTGAAAGAAAAAACATCAAAATATTATTCTCTTGTAATGCAAAAAGAATATCATAATAGTAATAACGCTTTTATCATAAGAAAATGTAATCATTCCGTACTAGGGAATATACCATCAGAAAAATATGAAGTTCATAGCAACAATGGTAGTGTAGAAATCCTTGCATCTGACAGAAGTGGATTGATTTATGGAGTCGAAGCTGTTCTTCAAATGATAGATGATGATAAAATTATGGAGTGTCAAGTTACAGACTCTCCTTATATGCCCTTACGTGGGGTTCATTTGGGATTACCTCCTCGTGAAGAAATTCCTTTTTTCTACCGTCTTATTAGATATTTACTGGTACCTATGCATATCAATACCATATTCTTACAAATTACAGCTGGAATGCGTTTTGATAGTCACCCTGAAATCAATGAGGCTTGGAGAAATGCAGTTAAGAAAAGTGATTCTGGTGAATGGCCTAAGTTACATCATAGTGACATGATAGCAGGAGGAAAGGTTCTTGAAAAAACAGAAGTTGCAGATCTAATTGAGTATGCTCGTAGCTATGGAATAGAGGTTATCCCAGAAATACAGTCTCTGAGTCATGTTCAGTATATTACACTTGCACATCCTGAATTAGCTGAAACATCTGGGACACCACAGGAAACTTTAGCTGTTGACAAACGTTCCACAGATCAGCCTCCAAACACTTTCTATCACCACAGCTACTGCCCATCAAATGAAGAATGTTATAAGCTGATTTTTGAATTGATAGATGAAATCATAGAAGTAGTATGTCCAACAAAATATGTACATATGGGGCATGATGAATGCTATCAAATAGGTATTTGCCCAAAATGCAAAAACAAGGAGCCTGCTGATTTATTTGCTATACACGTAAGAAGAATATACGAATACTTGAAAAAAAAGAATCTCAAGATGATGATATGGGGAGATATGCTTCAAAATACTACCCGTTATAAGACTTCTCCTGCAATTGATAAAATACCAAAAGATATTATTCTATTGGACTTCATTTGGTACTTCTCTCTTAATCATGATATTGAGGACCACCTATTAAATCATGGCTTTCAAGTGGCATTTGGTAATCTTTACTCCAGCCATTTTCCCCGTTTTGAAAATCGTATCAGGAAGAAAGGTATAATTGGCGGAGAAATCTCTACATGGTGTCGTCTTGATGAAAAAGTTCTAGGGCAAAAAGGAAAACTATATGACATGATTTATACTGCTAATGCACTTTGGTCGGATAAATATGATTCTAATATGCGTTGCAGTTATGAGAAGATCATCAGCAACCTTATGCCTAAAATTCGCTCTAATCTTCAGAGTGTTATGTCACCCTCTTTAGATAAATCCGTCAAGAGAGAGATTCTTCATTTGCCCACACCTTATAAAAAGCCTTCTCCTGAACTGGTTGAAGCTATTAATTCTGCCCAGCCAATTGTACTAAGAGGAATTACATTTGATACTTCAAATATACAGCAAATACCTCCTGGTAATAAAATAATAATCCGTGAAGTGGGTAATATTGAGAGTATTATATTCTTACATGGCGCATCACAAAGTATCTCAATTGTACCCTCTTCCAGTTTAGAAAAGATAGGATGTTATACTATCAGCTATAGGGATGGTACTTCCCAAGAAATACCTATTGAATATGGTGTATGTATTGCCTCATGGAACAAGCGTGCATTGGAACCAATGAAAATGGAATATTATCGTCATGTAGGATATTCTGGAACTTATTTTGCAGACCCTTATGTTGAAGCCAGAACCCCTAGTGGAGATTATGCCACACTCTACGGTTTTGAATGGATAAATACTTCTCATAAAGAAATTACAAGTATAGAATGTTATACTTGTTCTAATGCAGAATCGGATATTATACTTGCAGGGGCTATAGGTATTAGATGTTCCAAGAAATGTTATTAA
- a CDS encoding PBECR3 domain-containing polyvalent protein, with product MIERFDIDKLDKKAYIIGKLNKKTIDLLKLHIDETDIIIGEDKIRYTLKHKNEFKDDEEYKRCIELAPDIIANPDYIGMHPNKKSIEYIKILDKTLVVAVRIKPKGVLWVKTIFTITTDKLEKYIRSGSLKRY from the coding sequence ATGATAGAGAGATTTGATATAGATAAACTAGATAAAAAAGCTTATATAATTGGAAAACTAAATAAAAAAACTATTGACCTGTTAAAGTTGCATATAGATGAAACAGATATAATTATAGGTGAAGATAAAATAAGATATACTCTTAAACACAAAAATGAATTTAAAGATGATGAAGAATATAAAAGGTGTATAGAATTAGCACCTGATATAATTGCTAATCCAGATTATATAGGAATGCATCCAAATAAAAAAAGTATTGAGTATATAAAAATTTTAGACAAAACATTAGTAGTTGCAGTAAGGATTAAACCTAAGGGTGTCTTATGGGTGAAAACAATATTTACAATTACTACTGATAAGCTAGAAAAGTATATAAGAAGTGGTAGTTTAAAAAGGTATTGA
- a CDS encoding helix-turn-helix domain-containing protein, with translation MNTIGNRLRYFRKANKLTLKAIHEATGISTGNLSDIENNKVIPSGKTLLTLKNEYNLSADWLLSGSTVNNNIRNDEKEVLLNYNKLDYINRKLAISELKHMYEVQELKKE, from the coding sequence TTGAATACTATAGGCAACAGATTAAGATATTTTAGAAAAGCTAATAAGTTGACTTTAAAAGCAATACATGAAGCAACTGGAATTTCAACAGGAAATTTAAGTGACATTGAAAATAATAAAGTAATACCATCAGGAAAAACCTTGTTAACTCTAAAAAACGAATATAATTTGTCAGCAGATTGGCTTTTAAGTGGTTCAACCGTTAATAACAATATAAGAAATGATGAAAAAGAAGTACTACTAAATTATAATAAATTAGATTATATCAACAGAAAATTAGCTATTAGCGAATTAAAACACATGTATGAAGTTCAGGAACTAAAAAAAGAATAA
- a CDS encoding helix-turn-helix domain-containing protein: MKIRVKPTRLFVNYLISYVGILFIPLIIIGAMVYSNFVNILTEEIITNNLNNLSKVQYVIDGNLTQIEKISNQINLVPKLKSYEMHYHWIKADTIRNTLCHYVTTNKDIDNIFIYYHGDEYLFSSTSSYTFPMFKAIYNYTDWSVEDMYEDIVELKQTQLRPSENVIYNKDHLKKYITLLYPLNRNTSIEGTIIFMIPEESFQSVLKDTINTYRGNSFILDGNNNIVTCLKDSPYLRSNDFTSYLKGITANHYTETVTLDDEKYFLTYVKSSQTDFKYVSMVPIDKVMGKVKHTKYRIFYSLVIILAVGIIVIYYTMHINYTPIKQLKNYAVNLIKPEKQGMNAIEILRSTMDTLTSENNQLSSTIKDNTSAAKDYLLFCLFKGQIDSNEDFNKKGERINLSLTKSCYRAILFKLNGLNTKEKKIYIIEQLHILLNNPFEAFGRELIDENNVIFLLASDDSDIEILQRKLLSIQDFFKEHDLIITIGVGNSYTELNQMPNSYLEACTAIDYRFVKGNDQIIYYNEIVIDSSKFVKPPNDLNKLSVAIKQGNTEQVDQILVNILSYIKDNNPPLFIVKRLCYELINSVTKTMNDINKEYAVPFKRLPHVFSLSEFETVDHLTKIIKRVCINVCSYINDNQEMFTSELANQVVNYVKENYSSCDFSVKSIAQKFNMSVPYLSQFFKNHTNLTIQDYTTSLKIDKAKELLISTKMTINQIAEEVGYYNVTSFIRRFKQLIGTTPGRYRKDYKN; this comes from the coding sequence TTGAAAATAAGAGTAAAACCTACACGTTTATTTGTAAATTATTTAATATCCTACGTTGGTATATTGTTTATTCCATTAATAATAATAGGAGCTATGGTTTACAGTAATTTCGTAAATATATTAACAGAAGAGATTATCACTAATAACTTGAACAATTTATCAAAAGTGCAGTATGTCATAGATGGGAATCTTACACAAATAGAAAAAATCAGTAACCAAATCAATCTTGTTCCAAAACTGAAATCTTATGAGATGCATTATCATTGGATTAAAGCTGATACCATAAGAAATACTCTGTGTCATTATGTTACTACCAATAAGGATATTGACAATATTTTTATATACTACCATGGGGATGAGTATTTATTTTCATCCACAAGTTCTTATACTTTTCCTATGTTTAAAGCTATCTACAATTATACTGATTGGTCTGTGGAAGATATGTATGAAGATATAGTCGAATTGAAACAAACACAACTGCGACCCTCAGAGAATGTCATTTACAACAAGGATCACTTGAAAAAATATATAACACTTCTATATCCTCTTAATAGGAATACTTCAATTGAGGGTACAATTATTTTCATGATACCTGAAGAATCATTTCAGAGTGTCCTAAAAGATACGATTAACACTTATAGAGGGAATTCATTTATCCTAGATGGTAATAACAATATAGTAACATGTCTGAAAGATAGTCCATATCTAAGAAGTAATGATTTTACATCATATTTGAAGGGGATTACAGCTAATCATTATACTGAAACTGTCACCTTAGACGATGAAAAATATTTCTTAACCTATGTTAAATCATCACAAACCGATTTTAAATATGTAAGTATGGTTCCTATTGATAAAGTTATGGGTAAAGTCAAGCATACCAAATACCGTATTTTCTATAGCCTGGTAATTATATTGGCTGTTGGGATCATTGTCATTTACTATACGATGCATATAAACTACACACCTATAAAACAATTAAAGAATTACGCAGTAAATCTTATTAAACCAGAAAAACAAGGTATGAATGCAATAGAGATATTACGTAGTACTATGGACACACTTACCAGTGAAAATAATCAACTTAGTAGTACTATTAAAGATAATACATCTGCAGCAAAAGATTACTTATTATTTTGTTTGTTCAAAGGACAAATTGATAGTAACGAAGATTTTAATAAAAAAGGTGAGAGAATAAACCTTTCATTAACAAAATCTTGTTATAGAGCAATTTTGTTTAAGTTGAATGGATTAAATACAAAAGAAAAGAAGATATATATTATTGAGCAATTACATATTTTATTAAATAATCCTTTTGAAGCTTTTGGAAGAGAACTTATTGATGAGAATAATGTTATTTTTTTACTTGCTTCAGATGACAGTGATATTGAGATTCTTCAGAGAAAGCTATTATCCATACAAGATTTTTTTAAGGAACACGACCTAATAATTACAATAGGTGTAGGGAATAGTTATACTGAACTAAATCAAATGCCCAATTCATATCTGGAAGCTTGTACAGCTATAGATTATAGATTTGTAAAAGGTAATGATCAGATTATCTATTACAACGAGATAGTGATAGACTCCTCAAAATTTGTAAAGCCTCCTAATGACCTTAACAAATTGAGTGTTGCAATCAAGCAGGGAAATACAGAGCAAGTAGACCAAATACTTGTTAACATACTCTCATATATTAAGGATAATAATCCACCCCTTTTTATAGTAAAAAGATTATGTTATGAACTTATTAATTCAGTAACTAAAACAATGAATGATATTAATAAAGAGTATGCTGTTCCTTTTAAAAGACTGCCTCATGTCTTTTCTTTAAGCGAATTTGAGACAGTTGACCATCTTACGAAGATTATTAAGAGGGTGTGCATCAATGTTTGTTCTTACATAAATGATAATCAGGAAATGTTTACTTCTGAATTAGCGAATCAAGTAGTCAACTATGTTAAAGAGAATTATTCATCCTGCGATTTTTCAGTTAAGAGTATAGCCCAAAAATTCAATATGTCAGTTCCATACTTAAGTCAATTTTTTAAAAACCATACAAATCTGACCATACAAGACTATACAACATCATTGAAGATAGATAAGGCTAAGGAATTATTGATTTCGACCAAAATGACAATTAATCAGATAGCAGAAGAAGTGGGGTATTATAATGTGACGAGTTTTATTAGAAGGTTTAAACAGCTGATAGGGACTACACCAGGTAGGTATAGGAAAGATTATAAAAATTGA
- a CDS encoding carbohydrate ABC transporter permease: MRKMKISKDDIIFDTINYILLSCILIIVLYPLYFIVIASISDPTAVSNGQLKFLPIDITFEGYKRIFQDRLILSGYKNTIKYTVIGTTINIFLTMMTAYPLSRKDFSGRKALMIFLMITMYFNGGLIPTYLIVKHLGLINNWLIMVLKGAVSVYNIIIARSFLQSSIPEELYEAAVIDGCSHIKFFTRVVLPLSKAIIAVLVLFYGIVHWNEFFTALIYLRDEKLYPLQLILRSILLENQMQDAMMNNIDDINNQQYIADLIKYGMIIVASLPLLVLYPFLQKYFVKGVMIGSVKG; encoded by the coding sequence ATGAGAAAAATGAAAATATCAAAAGATGATATAATCTTTGATACTATAAATTATATCTTGTTATCATGTATCTTGATAATAGTCCTGTATCCTTTGTACTTTATTGTAATAGCTTCTATATCTGACCCAACAGCTGTAAGTAATGGACAATTGAAGTTTTTACCTATAGATATCACTTTTGAAGGATACAAAAGAATATTTCAGGACAGATTGATTTTATCTGGCTACAAAAACACAATAAAATATACTGTGATAGGAACTACCATAAATATATTTTTGACAATGATGACAGCATATCCATTGTCCCGTAAAGATTTTTCTGGACGAAAAGCATTGATGATATTCTTGATGATCACTATGTATTTCAATGGTGGATTAATACCCACCTATCTTATTGTGAAACATCTGGGGTTAATCAACAATTGGCTTATTATGGTTTTAAAAGGTGCAGTATCTGTTTATAACATAATTATTGCAAGAAGCTTCCTTCAAAGCTCTATTCCAGAAGAATTATATGAAGCTGCGGTGATTGACGGCTGCTCCCATATAAAGTTTTTTACAAGAGTGGTACTACCATTATCAAAAGCCATTATAGCTGTTTTAGTACTGTTTTATGGTATTGTCCATTGGAATGAATTTTTTACTGCTTTAATTTATCTGAGAGATGAAAAATTATATCCTCTTCAACTTATATTGCGTTCAATACTACTTGAAAATCAGATGCAAGATGCAATGATGAATAATATTGATGATATAAATAACCAACAGTATATTGCTGACTTAATCAAATACGGTATGATTATCGTTGCTAGTCTACCTTTATTGGTTTTATACCCATTCCTACAAAAATATTTTGTTAAGGGTGTTATGATAGGGTCTGTTAAAGGTTAG
- a CDS encoding extracellular solute-binding protein: protein MKKKLISFTLLVTLIFTLTLTGCGGKKGGQNDVTTATNIEENFNEEGLPIVNEPVTIKMASSKKPYVRPFDELKFFQELEEKTNVKIEWDLSPGEGWTEKKNLIFASNDLPDAFYGSWVLSDDEVLRYGLQGLLIPLEDLIEKHAPNVKKMFEDYPEYKKMLTAPDGHIYSLPRLDESSPLTNDVLMINKTWLDKVGKPIPTTTDEFYEVLKAFKEHNDLNGNGMDDEIPFTFRGSHHISGIYSLMGSFGILDNSKKIAVVNDKIEFIAIKPEYKEAVKYFHKLFTEELADEEAFTQDGSVYSAKVSRTKSEEQIIGALTGWGLVQTFGDRNENYVVIPPLKGPKGHQMWNKRDGTFSKCSFVITSACKNPEIAMRWANEHYESDIAYQEYYGLFDVAIKKNDEGKIEFIQPPEGKNLSNLRHEQSPGQNGMHFLTKDMVQNIKYSEKDIEKKECDKMYKPYVVDTNYPQIYMTIEENEELATIKTDVINYVKEMTAKWMMNGGIDEEWDTYIKKLKQMKMEKMITIYQNAYDRYISSK, encoded by the coding sequence ATGAAAAAAAAATTAATATCATTCACATTACTAGTGACACTAATATTTACTTTGACATTAACTGGATGTGGTGGAAAAAAAGGAGGTCAAAATGATGTAACAACAGCAACTAACATTGAAGAGAATTTTAATGAAGAGGGTTTACCTATTGTAAATGAGCCAGTTACAATTAAAATGGCTTCATCTAAGAAACCTTATGTGAGACCTTTTGATGAATTAAAGTTTTTTCAAGAGTTAGAAGAAAAAACTAATGTAAAAATCGAATGGGACCTAAGCCCTGGAGAGGGTTGGACAGAAAAGAAGAATCTTATTTTTGCAAGTAATGATTTACCAGATGCATTTTATGGTAGCTGGGTATTAAGTGATGATGAAGTCTTACGATATGGACTACAAGGCTTATTGATTCCATTGGAAGACTTAATAGAAAAACATGCCCCAAATGTTAAGAAAATGTTTGAAGACTATCCTGAATACAAAAAAATGCTGACTGCACCAGATGGACATATCTACTCTTTGCCAAGATTGGATGAGAGCTCACCACTTACAAATGATGTTCTCATGATAAATAAGACCTGGCTTGATAAAGTAGGCAAACCAATACCTACAACTACAGATGAGTTTTATGAAGTATTAAAAGCTTTTAAGGAGCATAACGACCTGAATGGCAATGGAATGGATGATGAAATACCTTTTACTTTCAGAGGTTCACATCATATTTCTGGTATATATTCTTTGATGGGTTCATTTGGTATCTTGGATAATAGCAAAAAAATAGCTGTTGTAAATGATAAGATTGAATTCATAGCAATCAAACCAGAATATAAAGAAGCCGTTAAATATTTCCACAAGCTCTTTACTGAGGAACTAGCTGATGAAGAAGCTTTTACACAGGATGGTAGTGTGTATAGTGCAAAAGTGTCCAGAACGAAATCAGAAGAACAAATAATTGGAGCGCTTACAGGTTGGGGTTTAGTTCAAACTTTTGGTGATAGAAATGAAAATTATGTTGTCATTCCTCCATTAAAAGGACCAAAAGGTCATCAAATGTGGAATAAGCGTGATGGAACTTTCAGTAAATGTTCATTTGTAATTACATCAGCTTGTAAAAATCCTGAGATAGCTATGAGATGGGCTAATGAGCACTATGAATCAGATATAGCCTATCAAGAATACTATGGACTATTTGATGTAGCTATTAAAAAGAATGACGAGGGTAAAATAGAGTTTATTCAACCACCAGAAGGAAAGAACTTAAGTAACTTAAGACATGAACAATCCCCAGGTCAGAATGGTATGCATTTCTTGACAAAAGATATGGTTCAAAATATTAAATACTCTGAAAAGGACATCGAGAAAAAAGAGTGTGATAAAATGTATAAACCATATGTTGTTGATACAAATTATCCACAAATATATATGACTATCGAGGAAAATGAAGAGTTAGCAACTATTAAGACTGATGTTATAAACTATGTTAAAGAAATGACTGCTAAATGGATGATGAATGGCGGTATTGATGAAGAGTGGGATACATATATAAAGAAATTGAAACAAATGAAAATGGAAAAGATGATAACTATATATCAAAACGCTTACGATAGATATATATCATCAAAATAA